From Bacteroidota bacterium, the proteins below share one genomic window:
- a CDS encoding Panacea domain-containing protein, translating to MRPGELTNLDRVTATIVNRKSGIGLYHYNKLTYLVEFLFIKNFGKRLSGEKFIKYPHGPVIANYHKQIEKLCGHSIFSVDLKELRKKRSFEDSEKAKVSIQKTGTTEEYLYPTSIVQDFIYGVVDKYGEYSTDELERIVYSTAPVINYKNSLFKKVTGGYVLVGDCITMKDYKNPITEGRKRALEHLEKYPTVNWKQQKELIREFAPLENLRPQHDP from the coding sequence ATGCGGCCCGGCGAACTAACCAATCTCGATCGCGTTACTGCAACGATAGTCAACCGAAAAAGTGGTATTGGACTTTATCACTACAATAAGTTGACCTATCTCGTAGAATTTCTTTTCATCAAGAATTTTGGGAAAAGACTTTCAGGGGAGAAGTTTATCAAATATCCACATGGTCCGGTGATTGCAAATTATCACAAGCAAATAGAGAAACTCTGTGGCCATTCAATTTTTAGCGTGGATCTCAAGGAACTGCGAAAAAAGAGGAGTTTTGAGGATTCAGAAAAGGCAAAAGTATCAATTCAAAAAACCGGCACAACTGAAGAATATCTTTATCCAACCTCAATAGTTCAGGATTTCATTTATGGGGTCGTTGACAAGTATGGTGAGTATTCTACCGATGAATTAGAAAGAATCGTGTATTCGACTGCTCCAGTAATCAACTACAAGAATTCGCTTTTCAAAAAGGTAACGGGAGGATATGTTTTGGTAGGTGATTGCATCACAATGAAAGACTATAAGAATCCAATTACGGAGGGGAGAAAAAGGGCGTTAGAGCATTTAGAAAAATATCCTACGGTGAACTGGAAACAGCAAAAAGAACTAATTAGGGAGTTTGCACCGTTGGAGAATTTGCGCCCTCAGCATGATCCCTAA